In Drosophila miranda strain MSH22 chromosome XR, D.miranda_PacBio2.1, whole genome shotgun sequence, the genomic window TAGAGCTTGGGATTCTGGAACTGGATGTGTATGGTGGCCACGTAGCGATGGGCAGCCAGCTGCCAGATGTGCAGATCATGATAGCTGACTATCTCCGGGAATTTGGTGACCAGCGTCCGCTCAAAGATCTCCAGATCGATGGAGCCGGGAATGGTCTGCAGCAAAATAAGGCAGGATTCTTTCACTGCGAAAGGAAAGAGACAAATTAACGTTAACTTAATGTTCTCTTACACTCTTGTATTCGCTTTTATACTCACTGTAGGGATAGCTGAGCGAAATTAGAAGGATACACGAGAAGATGGACAGCACCGGATCAATAAATTTGGCCGTATGCTGCTCATCCTCCGCCACATAGACAATGGCCGCACAGACGATCACAAAAATGGTGCTGGACACATCCCGCAACATCTCGACGGCACCCTGCCGCTTGGTGGCAAAGTAGAGACTGCCCACCTCCGCCTCCAGCTCCTCGCGTAGCTGGCGATCGTTCCGCGACTTGCTCAGCTGCCGCTGCATGGGCTTCAGCGACAGATCCATGTTGCTGGACATGGAGCGCTCGAGGACGACATTGCCGCCGGGCGTCAAGTGGAGGAAGCTGCCCTGGTGCAGGGTATAGCCACCGATGAGCAGGTAGGTCAGCCCGTTCAATATGAGACCCACAAAGCCCAGCATCATCACGGGTATGGGCAGGTGCATCGTGTCCTGGTGATCGATGTGCACCAGCGTCTGCAGGGCCTCCACCACCAGCGAGAAGGAGAGCGAGGCCAGAATGATGAACACTATCAGCATGGTGAGTATATCGATTCTGGCCCAGCCGAAGGTATTACGCAGCTTCTGCTCCCGGCACTCCCGCCTGGCCTCCTTCTGATCCTCCGTCTCGCCCAGTTGGACAACCacaccaccagcaccaccagcaccaccagcaccaccgTTGGTGCCATTTAGCTTGGTCTGCCCTTGGGCCGCCGGCTCTTCCTGATTCTTTTTGCTGTGctacaagagagagagagagacaagaGAGGGGGCTTAATAGATTTTCAAATAGAATCGGATAGAATGGTCCATTTATTGTCATGCTTTCTAAGCCTAGTCATAACAATTGGCATTGGATCGTTAGAGCCAGCCCCGAAATGTGGTAGCCACTATTTTAACGCTTCGCTGGTCTTCTCTGTCATTATATAATACGATCGGCCCCAGCGGCCCACACAGCTGTGCTGTGTCCGTCCACACCTACGACTGTCTGTCCGTTTTGGACGCTTTCGATTTCTGGTATCTCTGTGGTTTCAGGCCAAGTTTTATGCGGTTTTTGGATGTTTTGGTCTCTGGCGCTGTGTCTTTTTTTTTGCGAAACGTGCTTGGCACGCTTCGCTTTCCCACAACCTCAGCGTTAGATACATAGATATTTGCATTCATTCAATAATATGTTAAATATTTAACGATCGTATTGACAACGATCATATCCATCTGTTTATGAACTCAGTCACCTTGAGTTCAAATTTATTTATAGGCAAATTTCAGTTGGGTAAGAGATCGTCTTATTGGATGGGGATGGGTGTTCCCAG contains:
- the LOC108152048 gene encoding zinc transporter 1 translates to MPIKDILQRCRPIPLYVVLVLSICYFVLQLALSHITHALTLLMASYHMLCNIFALGGCIITIKHSKKNQEEPAAQGQTKLNGTNGGAGGAGGAGGVVVQLGETEDQKEARRECREQKLRNTFGWARIDILTMLIVFIILASLSFSLVVEALQTLVHIDHQDTMHLPIPVMMLGFVGLILNGLTYLLIGGYTLHQGSFLHLTPGGNVVLERSMSSNMDLSLKPMQRQLSKSRNDRQLREELEAEVGSLYFATKRQGAVEMLRDVSSTIFVIVCAAIVYVAEDEQHTAKFIDPVLSIFSCILLISLSYPYMKESCLILLQTIPGSIDLEIFERTLVTKFPEIVSYHDLHIWQLAAHRYVATIHIQFQNPKLYLKIIEQVRTYFHDQGIGAVTIQPEFYPSTNKNASASLECLMQCQAAECIEKVCCRDSRTDLREISDSPDGGKSKSSHCHGHGHGHGHGHGHGKGKSDLSAVVVEKPKELNAAQLMKRQAADEAKAKSQMEPATDRAASELKIASKATCPTEDSPPPPPATTATAATSSNEKCQEPPSQ